A genome region from Blochmannia endosymbiont of Polyrhachis (Hedomyrma) turneri includes the following:
- a CDS encoding SDR family oxidoreductase — protein MGFLDGRRVLITGVASYRSLAYGIAKAMYREGAQLAFTYQNNKLKDRVRKIANDFGSDIVLPCDVSEDESINDLFLHLSKFWLKFDGFVHAIAYASNDQLNGDYVESITREGFSVAHNVTSYSFVALAKACRNMLSTCSSLVTLTYLGSVRAIPNYNVMGLAKASLEANMRYMARSLGAEGIRVNAISSGPVRTLAASGIMNFKQMLSYCKDKSPMCRNVTIDEIGNVAAFLCSDLSSGITGEVIYVDAGFSVV, from the coding sequence ATGGGATTTCTTGATGGTAGACGTGTTTTGATTACTGGAGTTGCCAGTTATCGTTCTTTGGCGTATGGTATCGCTAAAGCGATGTATCGTGAAGGTGCTCAGTTAGCTTTTACTTATCAGAATAATAAATTGAAAGATCGAGTAAGAAAGATTGCTAATGATTTTGGTTCTGATATTGTATTGCCTTGTGATGTTTCTGAAGACGAATCTATTAATGATCTTTTTTTACATTTATCTAAGTTTTGGTTAAAGTTTGATGGATTTGTTCATGCCATTGCATATGCATCAAATGATCAATTAAATGGTGATTATGTGGAGTCTATTACTCGTGAAGGTTTTTCTGTTGCACATAATGTTACTTCTTACAGTTTTGTTGCTTTAGCTAAGGCTTGTCGTAATATGTTAAGTACATGTTCGTCTTTAGTTACATTAACATATTTGGGGTCTGTACGTGCTATTCCTAATTATAATGTTATGGGGTTAGCTAAAGCTTCGTTAGAGGCTAATATGCGGTATATGGCTCGTTCTTTGGGGGCTGAAGGGATTCGTGTCAATGCTATTTCTTCGGGGCCTGTTCGTACATTAGCTGCTTCTGGTATTATGAATTTTAAACAGATGTTATCTTATTGTAAAGATAAATCACCAATGTGCAGGAATGTTACTATTGATGAAATTGGTAATGTTGCAGCTTTTTTATGTTCTGATCTTTCTAGTGGAATTACAGGTGAAGTGATTTATGTAGATGCTGGTTTTAGTGTTGTTTGA
- the topA gene encoding type I DNA topoisomerase: protein MRKFLVIVESPAKAKTINKYLGNNYIVKSSFGHVRDLPSNSLFIKNQKDHRILKKNVDKLDKKNALIHRIGIDPYHGWIAKYEILPGKEKIIDELSMLAKNSDHVYLATDLDREGEAIAWHLQEVIQVDRKKISRVIFNEITCDAIMHSFKHPTVLNIGKVHAQQARRFMDRLVGYMLSPLLWKKIARGLSAGRVQSVAVRLVVERERRIRNFISKEYWKLYIDLIGSIGNELRFQVVRNGKSRFIPTTETELKQAKNILLQTDSYVISNRVDKFLFVRAHPPFVTSTLQQSASVHLGYSIKKTMLLAQRLYEAGYITYMRTDSTNVSKSALSMVRSYIYDVFGQEYLSKKNNEYNFTSCVQGAHEAIRPSNVCFSSESIKDKNSDLKKLYHLIRCQFIASQMSSSKDIITTLSMKIGDFTLQFSHRICFFDGWKKIMSKIGNQSDQKEKNKFPDFKIGEVLKFKRIVATQHFTKAPVRYNEASLVKELEKRGIGRPSTYVSIISTIQDRGYVCLYHAHFYAMKIGEIVTDRLSENFYELMDYQFTANMEGVLDKIADNQTEWKIVLDDFFIRFSEQLSVAEKDFEDGGMRQNSMIMTSIVCSLCGKNMGIRVAVTGVFLSCEGYKNIVSLKSRCKNTINLVPEMLQNSIPRSNHFKCEKCNSVMDSYFIDSCRKLHVCVNNPLCAGYNIENGEFGIQKISDFCVVQCDKCMYDMYVKFGRFGKYMLCSNLDCKNTMKISSNDCVVPKKSLVLPLPELICEKSNAYFVLRDGKAGIFLAANTFPKSRETRAPFVEELVRFRDRLPKKLSYLADAPIYDIYGNKTLVRFDRKSKQQYVVSMKDGKCTSWKSFFINGCWKIKSDK from the coding sequence ATGAGAAAATTTCTTGTTATTGTTGAGTCTCCAGCTAAGGCTAAAACAATTAATAAATATTTAGGGAATAATTATATAGTGAAATCTAGTTTTGGTCATGTTAGAGATTTACCAAGTAATAGTTTGTTTATTAAAAATCAAAAAGACCACAGAATTTTAAAAAAAAATGTTGATAAATTGGATAAAAAAAATGCATTAATACATCGTATAGGAATTGATCCATATCATGGATGGATAGCAAAATATGAAATTTTGCCTGGAAAAGAGAAAATTATTGATGAACTTAGTATGTTAGCGAAAAACTCTGATCATGTTTATCTTGCAACTGATTTAGATCGTGAAGGTGAAGCTATCGCTTGGCATTTGCAAGAGGTCATTCAAGTAGATAGGAAGAAAATTAGTCGTGTTATTTTTAATGAAATTACATGCGATGCTATTATGCACTCGTTTAAGCATCCAACGGTATTGAATATTGGTAAAGTACATGCACAACAGGCACGCCGATTTATGGATCGATTAGTTGGTTATATGTTATCTCCGTTATTATGGAAAAAAATTGCTCGAGGATTATCTGCTGGACGAGTACAATCTGTGGCAGTGAGGTTGGTAGTTGAACGTGAACGCAGGATAAGAAATTTTATTTCTAAAGAATATTGGAAATTATATATTGATTTAATTGGTTCTATTGGAAATGAGTTGCGTTTTCAAGTAGTTCGTAATGGAAAATCTCGATTTATTCCAACTACGGAAACAGAGTTAAAGCAAGCAAAAAATATATTATTGCAAACTGATTCTTATGTTATTAGCAATAGAGTAGATAAATTTTTATTTGTTCGGGCACATCCTCCGTTTGTTACATCTACTTTACAGCAATCAGCTAGTGTGCATTTAGGGTACAGTATAAAAAAAACAATGTTATTAGCTCAACGATTATATGAGGCGGGATATATTACTTATATGCGTACTGATTCAACAAATGTCAGTAAATCTGCGTTAAGCATGGTGCGTTCTTATATTTATGATGTATTTGGTCAAGAATATTTATCTAAAAAAAATAATGAATATAATTTTACATCTTGTGTGCAGGGGGCACATGAGGCTATTCGACCTTCTAACGTGTGTTTTTCGTCGGAATCAATAAAAGATAAAAATTCTGATTTAAAAAAATTATACCATTTAATTCGGTGTCAATTTATTGCTTCTCAAATGAGTTCATCGAAAGATATTATTACTACCTTATCAATGAAAATAGGAGATTTTACATTACAGTTTTCTCATCGAATTTGTTTTTTTGATGGTTGGAAAAAAATAATGTCTAAGATTGGTAATCAGTCGGATCAAAAAGAGAAAAATAAATTTCCAGATTTTAAGATTGGTGAAGTATTGAAATTTAAAAGGATTGTTGCTACTCAACATTTCACTAAAGCACCTGTTCGTTATAATGAAGCATCTTTAGTAAAAGAGTTAGAAAAAAGAGGTATTGGTCGCCCATCTACGTATGTTTCAATTATTTCTACCATACAGGATCGTGGTTATGTTTGTCTTTATCATGCACATTTTTATGCCATGAAAATAGGTGAAATTGTTACTGATCGTTTATCTGAAAATTTTTATGAGTTAATGGATTATCAATTTACTGCTAATATGGAAGGTGTGCTTGATAAAATTGCTGATAATCAGACTGAGTGGAAAATTGTTTTAGATGATTTTTTTATTAGGTTCAGTGAACAGTTAAGTGTTGCAGAGAAAGATTTCGAGGATGGCGGTATGCGTCAGAATTCGATGATAATGACTAGTATAGTTTGTTCGTTATGTGGTAAAAATATGGGAATTCGGGTTGCGGTTACTGGTGTTTTTCTTAGTTGTGAAGGTTATAAAAATATCGTGTCTTTAAAAAGTAGATGTAAAAATACAATAAATTTAGTTCCTGAGATGTTGCAAAATTCAATTCCTCGTAGTAATCATTTTAAATGTGAAAAATGTAATAGTGTTATGGACAGTTATTTTATTGATAGTTGTCGTAAATTACATGTTTGTGTTAATAATCCGTTATGTGCTGGATATAATATTGAAAATGGTGAATTTGGTATACAGAAGATAAGTGATTTTTGTGTTGTTCAGTGTGATAAATGTATGTATGATATGTATGTAAAGTTTGGTCGTTTTGGTAAATATATGTTATGCAGCAATCTGGATTGCAAAAATACCATGAAAATTTCATCTAATGATTGTGTGGTGCCTAAAAAATCTTTGGTACTTCCGTTACCAGAACTTATATGTGAAAAATCAAATGCTTATTTTGTTCTTCGGGATGGGAAAGCAGGGATTTTTTTAGCGGCTAATACCTTCCCGAAATCGCGAGAGACGCGTGCTCCTTTTGTAGAAGAATTGGTTCGTTTTCGTGATCGTTTGCCAAAAAAGTTGTCTTATTTGGCAGATGCGCCAATATATGATATTTATGGTAATAAAACTTTAGTTCGTTTTGATCGAAAAAGTAAACAGCAGTATGTTGTTTCGATGAAGGATGGTAAGTGTACTAGTTGGAAATCTTTTTTTATTAATGGATGTTGGAAAATTAAAAGTGATAAGTAG
- a CDS encoding anthranilate synthase component 1: MKPKQHQIEIINIQAKYHNDPSAIFNHLCGQRTSTLLLESATINKKHNIESMMIIDSALRIAAHKQNTVTIQALSENGLSLLPLLDEILPTNITNNILSNSRELTFPIIKISEHDEDMKLQSTSIFDCLRWLLQLTKQPQNITNKAIFFGGLFSYDLVTCFESVPSLKNGPKCPYFCFYLAEILLILDHQHNTCNFQASLFNNNNHQEKKRLQNKLYTLQKYMNKTPKPIHSQIIKNLNPTCNKNDEEYKKIIKKMQSAIQKGEIYQVVPSRKFLLPCPSPLAAYHILKTENPSPYMFFMQDHKFTLFGASPESSLKYDSNTRKIEIYPIAGTRPRARNIDGTLNIDLDNRIELEMRSDHKELSEHLMLVDLARNDLARVCIPGTRYVSDLLKVDRYHFVMHLVSRVIGKLRHDLDIFHAYRACMNMGTLSGAPKIRAMQLISEVEKQRRGSYGGSIGYFTGAGNFDTCIIIRSAYIENGIATVQAGAGIVVDSIPQNEADESRNKAQAVLQAIKNAHSTSFKRNFHG; encoded by the coding sequence ATGAAACCCAAGCAGCACCAAATAGAAATAATCAATATTCAAGCAAAATATCACAATGACCCATCAGCAATATTTAATCATTTATGCGGACAACGCACATCAACCTTGCTTTTAGAATCAGCAACAATTAACAAAAAACACAATATAGAAAGCATGATGATCATAGATAGTGCACTACGCATTGCAGCACATAAACAAAACACAGTAACTATCCAAGCATTAAGTGAAAACGGACTATCATTGCTCCCTTTACTAGACGAAATACTACCAACTAATATTACAAATAATATTCTATCTAATAGTCGTGAATTAACTTTCCCAATAATAAAAATTTCTGAACACGATGAAGATATGAAATTACAATCAACATCAATATTTGATTGTCTTCGCTGGCTGTTACAACTAACAAAGCAACCACAAAACATTACTAACAAAGCAATATTTTTTGGAGGGTTATTCTCATATGATTTAGTTACTTGTTTTGAATCCGTGCCATCTCTAAAAAATGGACCAAAATGCCCATATTTCTGTTTTTATCTAGCAGAAATACTTCTAATCTTAGATCATCAACATAACACTTGTAACTTTCAAGCCTCATTGTTTAATAACAATAACCACCAAGAAAAAAAACGACTACAAAATAAACTATACACCCTGCAAAAATACATGAATAAAACACCAAAACCTATTCATTCACAAATAATAAAAAACCTAAATCCTACATGCAATAAAAATGATGAAGAATACAAAAAAATCATAAAAAAAATGCAATCAGCAATACAAAAAGGAGAAATTTATCAAGTAGTTCCTTCACGAAAATTCTTACTCCCCTGTCCTTCACCATTAGCTGCTTATCATATATTAAAAACAGAAAATCCGAGTCCATATATGTTTTTCATGCAAGATCACAAATTTACTCTATTTGGAGCATCACCAGAAAGTTCATTAAAATATGATTCAAACACTCGAAAAATTGAAATTTACCCAATTGCAGGTACACGCCCAAGAGCAAGAAATATAGATGGAACATTAAACATAGATTTAGATAACCGTATTGAATTAGAAATGCGATCAGATCATAAAGAACTATCAGAACATTTAATGTTAGTAGACCTAGCACGAAATGATTTAGCACGAGTTTGCATACCGGGTACAAGATATGTTTCTGATTTACTCAAAGTAGACAGATATCATTTTGTTATGCATTTAGTATCTCGCGTGATCGGTAAATTACGACATGACCTTGATATATTTCACGCCTATCGTGCTTGTATGAACATGGGAACATTAAGCGGAGCACCAAAAATTAGAGCAATGCAACTTATATCAGAAGTGGAAAAACAACGACGGGGAAGCTATGGAGGATCCATTGGATATTTCACAGGCGCTGGTAATTTTGACACATGTATTATAATACGATCAGCATATATTGAAAATGGAATTGCAACTGTACAAGCAGGTGCTGGAATAGTAGTAGATTCTATTCCACAAAACGAAGCTGATGAAAGTCGAAACAAAGCACAAGCTGTTTTACAAGCAATCAAAAATGCACATTCTACATCTTTTAAGAGAAACTTTCATGGCTAA
- a CDS encoding aminodeoxychorismate/anthranilate synthase component II: protein MANILLLDNIDSFTYNLVDQLRSNKHNVSVYNNKLSAATIIQILSKMKNPILLLSPGPGSPKHAGCMLELLKKMKGKIPIIGVCLGHQAIIQAYGGHIKQADKILHGKTSKIYHDNTAMFKNITNPLLVGRYHSLIATDIPPNTLTINALFQNNTIMAVRNDKDKICGFQFHPESILTTHGTHLLNQTINWAII from the coding sequence ATGGCTAATATATTATTACTCGACAATATTGACTCATTTACTTACAACTTGGTAGATCAATTAAGAAGCAATAAACATAACGTATCTGTTTATAACAACAAATTATCTGCCGCAACAATTATACAAATACTTTCAAAAATGAAAAATCCAATACTACTACTATCACCGGGACCGGGATCACCAAAACATGCTGGTTGTATGTTAGAATTATTAAAAAAAATGAAAGGGAAAATACCAATTATCGGGGTATGTCTTGGACATCAAGCTATTATTCAAGCCTACGGGGGACACATAAAACAAGCCGATAAAATTTTACATGGTAAAACATCAAAAATATATCATGACAATACTGCCATGTTTAAAAATATAACCAATCCATTGTTAGTCGGCAGATATCACTCATTAATAGCTACCGATATACCTCCAAATACATTAACAATCAATGCTCTATTCCAAAATAATACTATCATGGCTGTTCGTAACGACAAAGATAAAATTTGTGGATTTCAATTCCATCCTGAGTCAATTTTAACCACTCATGGAACACATTTATTAAACCAAACTATCAATTGGGCAATAATATAA
- the trpD gene encoding anthranilate phosphoribosyltransferase, with translation MKTNKILNKLYHGQYLNYSENEKLFHSIIYEKLTPLQITSVLISMKIRGESYEEIASAANVLLKIAKPFPHPQYPFADISGTGGDKNKTINISTTSAIVAASCGLKIIKHGNHNISGHTGSADLLSGLNIKLNVSIQQSLKSLQQAGICFLYAPQYHPILKHVQKIRQDLKTPTLFNILGPLINPAKPPLAIIGVYKPELLLPVALTVKQLKYHHTAIIAHCDGTDEIGLHAPTKIAEFHKGKIQQYTLTASDFGLKNQKKNVIITKSKQENIDSILKLLQGQGKTEHEYVIAANVAMLLKLFGNNNLIDNTHRALEAIHEKTAYKNLLELQHCQQT, from the coding sequence ATGAAAACAAACAAAATTCTAAATAAACTATATCACGGACAATATTTGAATTATTCAGAAAATGAAAAACTCTTTCATTCTATTATTTACGAAAAATTGACACCATTACAAATAACAAGTGTACTAATCAGTATGAAAATACGAGGTGAATCTTACGAAGAAATTGCAAGTGCTGCTAATGTACTGCTAAAAATAGCTAAACCATTTCCACATCCACAATACCCTTTTGCCGATATCAGTGGCACGGGAGGGGATAAAAACAAAACAATAAATATCTCTACAACTAGTGCAATCGTAGCTGCTAGTTGTGGACTAAAAATAATTAAACATGGGAATCACAATATTTCTGGCCACACAGGCTCAGCTGACTTACTATCAGGATTAAATATCAAACTTAACGTATCTATTCAACAATCTTTAAAATCTTTACAACAGGCTGGAATATGTTTTTTATATGCTCCACAATATCATCCAATTTTAAAACATGTACAAAAAATACGACAGGATTTAAAAACACCAACTTTATTCAATATATTAGGACCACTTATTAACCCAGCAAAACCTCCATTAGCTATTATTGGAGTATACAAACCAGAATTACTTTTACCGGTTGCTCTCACTGTAAAACAACTTAAATATCATCACACAGCAATAATCGCACATTGTGATGGAACAGATGAAATTGGATTACATGCTCCAACAAAAATTGCAGAATTTCATAAAGGAAAAATACAACAATACACGTTAACAGCATCAGATTTCGGACTCAAAAATCAGAAAAAAAACGTAATCATTACTAAATCAAAACAAGAGAATATTGATTCTATATTAAAATTGTTACAAGGACAAGGAAAAACAGAACATGAATACGTAATAGCAGCTAATGTGGCTATGTTGTTAAAATTATTTGGAAACAATAATTTAATTGATAACACACATCGTGCCTTAGAAGCAATTCATGAAAAAACAGCATATAAAAATCTATTAGAATTACAACATTGTCAACAGACATAA
- the trpCF gene encoding bifunctional indole-3-glycerol-phosphate synthase TrpC/phosphoribosylanthranilate isomerase TrpF yields the protein MNNSILEKIIFYKKNWIHAQIQQTPLKTLQACVQPSTRNFYHALNKKYTVFILECKKASPSGGIICKNFNIAKIANVYKHHASAISVLTDEKFFCGNFNLLHQMSQIVQQPILCKDFIISKWQIYFSRLHQADAVLLMLSILDDETYQKLQKTAKTLNMEVLTEVTNQQEWERAMNLGAKIIGINNRNLHDFTINLERTITLAKKKYQDKIIISESGINHYRDIRKLCQYVDGFLIGSALTSQHNINIAIKKIFMGENKICGLTRATDAQAAHQSGAIYGGLIFVPESPRTIDIDTAYHIICSMKKLYYVGVFRNSPIEHIIKIVTLLKLSAVQLHGQENTQYINILHNHLPKNCSIWKALNANEYIPNINYPTTKKIKRYVLDNHQGGSGKQFDWSLLKNIPLDNIILSGGLTTENCHHASTLGCAGLDFNSGVETTPGIKDHQKLNEIFQILRSY from the coding sequence ATGAATAACTCTATTTTAGAAAAAATAATTTTTTATAAAAAAAATTGGATACATGCACAAATCCAACAAACACCACTAAAAACATTACAAGCATGTGTTCAACCAAGCACGAGGAATTTTTATCATGCACTTAACAAAAAATATACCGTATTTATTTTAGAATGCAAAAAAGCCTCCCCCTCTGGAGGTATTATTTGCAAAAATTTTAATATAGCTAAAATAGCTAATGTTTATAAACATCATGCATCAGCTATTTCAGTATTAACTGATGAAAAATTTTTTTGTGGCAATTTTAATCTTTTACATCAAATGAGTCAAATTGTTCAACAACCAATATTATGCAAAGATTTTATCATATCTAAATGGCAAATTTATTTTTCACGATTACATCAAGCAGACGCTGTCTTATTAATGTTATCTATATTAGACGATGAAACATATCAAAAATTACAAAAAACAGCTAAAACCTTAAATATGGAGGTATTAACCGAAGTTACAAACCAACAAGAATGGGAACGTGCCATGAATTTAGGAGCTAAAATAATAGGCATCAACAACAGAAACTTACATGATTTTACTATTAATTTGGAACGTACTATAACATTAGCTAAAAAAAAATATCAAGATAAAATAATAATTAGTGAATCCGGTATTAATCATTATAGAGATATCCGAAAACTCTGCCAATATGTTGATGGATTTTTAATTGGAAGTGCATTAACCAGTCAACATAATATCAATATAGCTATAAAAAAAATTTTCATGGGAGAAAACAAAATATGCGGTTTAACCAGGGCCACAGACGCACAAGCTGCTCATCAATCTGGCGCTATATATGGGGGATTAATTTTTGTTCCAGAATCACCTAGAACTATTGACATAGATACAGCATATCACATTATATGTAGTATGAAAAAATTATATTATGTTGGTGTATTCCGTAATTCTCCAATTGAACATATCATTAAAATAGTTACATTATTAAAATTATCTGCAGTTCAACTGCATGGCCAAGAAAATACTCAATATATAAATATATTACATAACCATCTGCCAAAAAATTGCTCAATTTGGAAAGCATTAAACGCTAATGAATATATACCAAATATTAATTACCCTACCACAAAAAAAATAAAACGATATGTATTAGATAATCACCAAGGAGGAAGTGGCAAACAATTTGACTGGTCACTACTTAAAAATATCCCCCTGGACAATATAATATTAAGTGGTGGATTAACAACAGAAAATTGTCATCATGCATCCACATTAGGATGTGCAGGATTAGATTTTAACTCAGGCGTAGAAACCACTCCAGGAATTAAAGATCACCAAAAACTAAATGAAATATTTCAAATATTACGATCTTATTAG
- the trpB gene encoding tryptophan synthase subunit beta, whose protein sequence is MTKSKLSSYFGEFGGAYVPQILTPVLNELENTFISAKNDPIFQKTLTMLLNKYAGRPTPLTLCNNITQGTHTKLYLKREDLLHGGAHKINQALGQALLAKRMKKSEIVAETGAGQHGVACAMAASLLQLKCRIYMSDKDIQRQKENVFRMQLMGAKVISVNKEGHATLKDACNSAMKDWTKTYKNTHYILGTAAGPHPFPTIVREFQRIIGQETYKQIQLEEHCLPNAIIACIGGGSNAIGIFSDFIHQNSVKLIGVEAGGLGVNTDQHSAAIQYGSLGIYFGMKAPIMQSNDGQIIKNSYSIAAGLDFPSAGPEHAYLNEIQRAKYVSITDAEAIQAFKMLSKYEGIIPALESAHAVAYALKMIQKTPNTDQILIVNLSGRGDKDIETIQNTLTKNSGNT, encoded by the coding sequence ATGACCAAATCAAAACTTTCTTCTTATTTCGGGGAATTTGGTGGCGCATATGTGCCACAAATTCTAACTCCTGTATTAAATGAATTAGAAAATACCTTCATTTCTGCTAAAAATGATCCAATTTTTCAAAAAACTCTAACAATGCTTCTTAATAAATATGCCGGAAGACCAACACCACTAACATTATGTAATAATATCACACAAGGTACACATACTAAACTATATCTCAAACGAGAAGATTTGTTACATGGAGGTGCTCATAAAATTAACCAAGCATTAGGACAAGCTCTTTTAGCAAAACGAATGAAAAAAAGTGAAATTGTCGCTGAAACTGGCGCTGGACAACATGGAGTTGCTTGCGCTATGGCTGCATCTTTATTACAATTAAAATGTCGAATTTATATGAGTGATAAAGACATACAACGACAAAAAGAAAACGTATTTCGGATGCAATTAATGGGGGCAAAAGTCATTTCTGTAAATAAAGAAGGTCACGCTACTTTAAAAGATGCTTGCAATTCGGCTATGAAAGATTGGACAAAAACATATAAAAATACTCACTATATACTTGGCACAGCTGCTGGACCGCACCCTTTTCCTACTATCGTGCGAGAATTTCAACGTATTATCGGGCAAGAAACATACAAACAAATACAACTAGAAGAACACTGTTTACCAAATGCAATTATTGCTTGCATAGGTGGTGGATCCAATGCTATTGGGATTTTCTCTGATTTTATTCATCAAAATTCAGTGAAATTAATAGGCGTTGAAGCCGGAGGACTAGGAGTTAACACGGATCAACACAGCGCAGCCATACAATATGGTTCTTTAGGAATATATTTCGGTATGAAAGCTCCCATAATGCAATCTAATGATGGGCAAATTATTAAAAATTCATACTCCATTGCCGCTGGACTTGATTTTCCTTCTGCCGGCCCAGAGCACGCATATCTTAACGAAATACAACGCGCGAAATATGTTTCAATAACAGATGCAGAAGCAATACAAGCATTTAAAATGCTATCTAAATACGAAGGAATTATCCCAGCTTTAGAATCTGCTCACGCTGTAGCATATGCATTAAAAATGATTCAAAAAACACCAAATACAGATCAAATTTTGATAGTCAATTTATCTGGACGAGGTGATAAAGATATTGAAACTATACAAAACACTTTAACAAAAAATTCAGGAAATACATAA
- the trpA gene encoding tryptophan synthase subunit alpha, with protein sequence MTRYKKLFSKLMLQQEKAFIPFVTLGDPDFHLSIKIINILIKYGADALELGIPFSDPLGDGKSIQNSFQRALDSKIKINDAFKIIKIIRQKYSNIPIGLLTYTNLVFKNGIDEFYSSCQQHNIDSILIADLPIEESKIFRNAALQHNISQVFICPPNANNNLLKQIAKHSQSYTYLTSRPGVTGNEHNNSMHDNCSLDILIHDLKTHNSPPIIQGFGISCPLDVQIALSSEINGIISGSAIADIIMYNMYNHEILFDQLKNFVSSMKKATIIKK encoded by the coding sequence ATGACACGTTATAAAAAACTATTTTCAAAATTAATGCTACAACAAGAAAAAGCTTTTATTCCTTTTGTTACTTTAGGGGACCCTGATTTTCATTTATCAATAAAAATCATAAATATATTAATTAAATATGGTGCTGACGCATTAGAACTAGGTATTCCATTTTCTGATCCACTGGGAGACGGGAAAAGTATACAAAATTCTTTTCAACGTGCACTTGACTCTAAAATTAAAATAAACGATGCATTTAAAATAATAAAAATAATACGTCAAAAATATTCAAATATACCTATCGGGTTATTAACATATACTAATTTAGTATTTAAAAATGGAATTGATGAATTTTATTCATCTTGTCAGCAACATAATATAGATTCTATATTAATCGCCGATCTACCAATCGAAGAAAGCAAAATATTCAGAAATGCTGCATTACAACATAATATTAGCCAAGTCTTCATATGCCCACCAAATGCTAATAACAATTTACTAAAACAAATAGCCAAACATTCGCAATCATATACTTACTTAACATCTCGTCCCGGAGTAACCGGAAATGAACACAATAATAGTATGCATGATAATTGTTCTTTAGATATTTTAATTCACGATTTAAAAACACACAATTCACCACCAATTATACAAGGATTCGGAATATCTTGTCCTTTAGATGTACAAATAGCACTATCATCAGAAATAAACGGAATTATTTCAGGATCAGCTATTGCTGACATTATTATGTATAATATGTATAATCATGAAATACTATTTGACCAACTAAAAAATTTCGTTTCTTCAATGAAGAAGGCCACTATTATTAAAAAATAA